From one Salvelinus alpinus chromosome 14, SLU_Salpinus.1, whole genome shotgun sequence genomic stretch:
- the LOC139538799 gene encoding complement C1q-like protein 2: protein MVLALIIAIPLLVQASKTDAHYEMMGTCRMICDPYNPKPSANALEVMQDLSVIPPPAFSHGTKGEPGRPGKPGPRGPPGEPGPPGPRGPPGDRGDSGKPGYPGHTTGETAEGTVSSGRTENAEGLESAIGGTKIAFYVGLKNPHEGYEVLRFDDVVTNLGNHYDPSTGKFTCQVSGIYYFTYHVLMRGGDGTSMWADLCRNGQVRASAIAQDADQNYDYASNSVVLHLDSGDEIYIKLDGGKAHGGNNNKYSTFSGFILYPD from the exons ATGGTGTTAGCTCTTATCATAGCGATACCGCTGCTGGTCCAAGCGTCCAAGACAGACGCGCACTACGAGATGATGGGCACCTGTCGGATGATATGTGATCCATACAACCCCAAACCCAGCGCCAATGCTCTGGAAGTCATGCAGGACCTGAGCGTCATACCACCCCCGGCGTTCTCGCATGGGACTAAAGGCGAGCCGGGTCGGCCGGGGAAACCCGGACCGAGAGGTCCGCCCGGCGAACCGGGTCCACCAGGTCCAAGAGGACCGCCGGGGGATAGGGGGGACTCGGGGAAACCGGGCTATCCCGGGCATACCACTGGAGAGACGGCGGAGGGGACTGTGAGCAGTGGCAGGACCGAAAATGCCGAGGGCCTAGAGTCCGCAATTGGCGGCACAAAAATCGCTTTTTACGTGGGTCTTAAAAATCCCCACGAGGGATACGAGGTGCTAAGGTTCGACGACGTGGTAACAAATCTAGGGAACCATTACGACCCGTCTACCGGCAAGTTCACGTGCCAAGTGTCCGGGATATACTACTTTACATACCATGTATTAATGCGCGGAGGCGACGGGACAAGCATGTGGGCAGATTTGTGCAGGAACGGACAG GTCCGCGCCAGTGCGATAGCCCAGGACGCAGACCAGAACTATGACTATGCCAGCAACAGTGTAGTGCTTCACCTAGACTCCGGGGACGAGATCTACATCAAGCTGGACGGAGGAAAGGCGCATGGGGGAAACAACAACAAGTACAGCACTTTTTCCGGTTTCATTTTGTATCCGGACTAA